One genomic window of Pecten maximus chromosome 3, xPecMax1.1, whole genome shotgun sequence includes the following:
- the LOC117322629 gene encoding pollen-specific leucine-rich repeat extensin-like protein 1, producing MGNKSGKQKKKDKEAKNKEETEQKVNGTAEEKPAEEAASDTPAAETANDNENEGEKGGGGDGGGEACEETKAGDQAPEQTITNTSETKTDNDSSTPAPVSTGDSEPVQSVDNSNSDTKEEVSPPSQTQSAPVVESSETEKVVEVAKEETVSETQAPVEETVVPKQETVVEVQPPTPVEEQPAPVEEPPAPPAPVEEPPAPPAPVEEPPAPVEEPPASVEEPPAPVEEPPAPPAPMEESPAPVEEPPAPPAPVEEPPAPPAPVEEPPAPPAPVEEPPAPPAPVEEPPAPPAPVEEPPAPPAPVEEPPAPPAPVEEQPAPPAESQEQQTKGDAPPLPENPPPSKTIATQFKWDNDGKTVLVSGSFNDWKEKVPLEKQEAVFSVTVDLPEGEYVYKFLVDDEWLINKNQPIKADNGIENNVVIVRPVG from the exons ATGGGAAACAAAAGCGGTAAGCAAAAGAAAAAGGACAAAGAGGCAAAGAACAAAGAGGAGACTGAACAAAAGGTAAATGGTACAGCTGAGGAGAAGCCTGCGGAGGAAGCCGCAAGTGACACACCCGCAGCTGAAACAgctaatgataatgaaaatgaaGGTGAGAAAGGCGGTGGGGGTGATGGTGGTGGGGAGGCATGTGAGGAGACTAAGGCTGGGGACCAGGCACCAGAACAAACTATTACTAACACTAGTGAAACAAAAACTGACAATGACAGTAGTACACCAGCCCCTGTCAGTACAGGGGACAGTGAACCTGTACAAAGTGTAGATAATAGTAATTCTGATACCAAGGAGGAAGTGAGTCCCCCCAGTCAGACACAGTCTGCTCCTGTAGTAGAAAGTAGTGAAACTGAAAAAGTAGTAGAGGTGGCAAAAGAGGAAACAGTTAGTGAAACACAAGCTCCTGTAGAGGAAACAGTTGTACCTAAACAGGAAACAGTGGTAGAGGTCCAGCCTCCAACACCAGTGGAAGAGCAACCAGCACCAGTGGAGGAGCCACCAGCACCACCTGCACCTGTGGAAGAGCCGCCTGCACCACCTGCACCAGTGGAAGAACCACCAGCTCCAGTGGAAGAGCCACCTGCATCAGTTGAGGAGCCACCAGCACCAGTGGAAGAGCCGCCAGCACCACCTGCACCAATGGAAGAGTCACCGGCTCCAGTTGAGGAGCCACCAGCACCACCTGCACCAGTGGAAGAGCCACCGGCACCACCTGCACCAGTGGAAGAGCCACCAGCACCACCTGCACCAGTGGAGGAGCCACCTGCACCACCAGCACCAGTGGAGGAGCCACCTGCACCACCAGCACCAGTGGAGGAGCCACCTGCACCACCTGCACCAGTGGAAGAGCCACCAGCACCACCTGCACCAGTGGAAGAGCAGCCAGCACCACCTGCAGAAAGTCAGGAACAGCAAACAAAAG GAGATGCACCCCCTTTGCCAGAGAATCCTCCCCCGAGCAAG ACGATAGCCACACAGTTCAAGTGGGACAATGATGGTAAAACTGTGTTAGTCAGCGGTTCCTTTAACGACTGGAAGGAGAAAGTTCCCCTGGAGAAACA GGAGGCTGTGTTCTCCGTGACCGTTGATCTACCAGAAGGAGAATATGTATACAAGTTTCTGGTTGATGATGAGTGGCTGATCAACAAAAACCAA CCAATTAAGGCCGATAATGGAATTGAGAACAATGTTGTAATTGTACGACCTGTGGGTTGA